From the genome of Candidatus Thermoplasmatota archaeon, one region includes:
- a CDS encoding 30S ribosomal protein S15 has product MSRMHSQRKGSSGSKRPLLTENPKWVQQSPGEVMDLVAKMVGEGMSMAKTGLVLRDQYAIPNVRLATGKSVKEICEAKGLKFELPEDLQALMKRAVQMTDHVKKNKKDLHNLRGRKLIESKIRRLVKYYKREGIIPETWNYSLDTAALQVE; this is encoded by the coding sequence ATGTCAAGGATGCATTCACAAAGGAAGGGGTCCTCGGGCTCCAAGAGACCGCTTTTGACCGAGAACCCGAAGTGGGTCCAGCAGTCTCCAGGCGAGGTCATGGACCTCGTGGCGAAGATGGTGGGCGAGGGCATGTCCATGGCGAAGACCGGCCTGGTTCTCAGGGACCAGTACGCGATCCCGAACGTTCGATTGGCCACGGGCAAGAGCGTCAAAGAGATATGTGAGGCGAAGGGCTTGAAGTTCGAGCTCCCAGAGGACCTCCAGGCACTGATGAAGCGCGCTGTCCAGATGACGGACCATGTCAAGAAGAACAAGAAGGACCTTCACAACCTCAGGGGCAGGAAGCTCATCGAGTCGAAGATCCGACGGCTTGTGAAGTATTACAAGCGGGAAGGTATTATCCCGGAGACGTGGAACTACTCTCTAGACACGGCTGCGCTACAGGTCGAGTGA
- a CDS encoding NUDIX domain-containing protein, with amino-acid sequence MVERFAYVIAFNGDKFVMVRHRERAWEMPGGRLVKCETHEQAAVREFFEETGMSLELIGSIRIAKPGGKVFVGLVRGKLSKEHTEYNIVEVKEFTELPDLLSFPLVEYEMMLVQARMIVETFKRGNNIDGSASPLNK; translated from the coding sequence ATGGTCGAGAGGTTCGCCTATGTCATCGCGTTCAACGGCGACAAGTTCGTCATGGTCCGGCACAGAGAACGCGCATGGGAGATGCCGGGCGGAAGGCTAGTGAAATGCGAGACGCACGAGCAGGCTGCGGTCCGCGAGTTCTTCGAGGAAACGGGCATGAGCCTCGAGTTAATCGGGAGCATCAGGATCGCGAAGCCGGGCGGGAAGGTCTTCGTCGGTCTGGTCCGAGGAAAGCTCAGCAAAGAGCACACGGAATACAACATAGTCGAGGTCAAGGAATTCACAGAGCTTCCAGACCTCCTCTCGTTCCCATTAGTGGAGTACGAAATGATGCTGGTCCAGGCCCGCATGATTGTGGAAACCTTTAAAAGGGGGAATAATATAGACGGCTCTGCCTCGCCACTGAACAAGTAA